A DNA window from Sphingopyxis macrogoltabida contains the following coding sequences:
- a CDS encoding MarR family winged helix-turn-helix transcriptional regulator, giving the protein MEAEGDKTLGMRIMKLSRLLRLRFDRRAAGAGLTSAQWRTIACVRRFPGATQREIAGLLEVGEVTVGRSIDRLAEAGWLERRADPADRRAYRIHLTGAIDPLLAELAAIGAAEDADALAGFSTAEIAALDAMLERIAANLGGDVDPAVVEGCDPREAE; this is encoded by the coding sequence GTGGAAGCAGAGGGCGACAAGACGCTGGGCATGCGGATCATGAAGCTGTCGCGCCTGTTGCGGTTGCGCTTCGACCGCCGTGCGGCGGGCGCCGGGCTGACCAGCGCGCAATGGCGGACGATCGCGTGCGTGCGCCGCTTTCCCGGCGCGACGCAGCGCGAGATTGCCGGGTTGCTCGAAGTCGGCGAAGTGACGGTCGGACGCTCGATCGACCGGCTGGCCGAGGCGGGCTGGCTCGAACGCCGCGCCGACCCCGCCGACCGGCGTGCCTATCGTATCCACCTGACCGGCGCGATCGATCCGCTGCTCGCCGAGCTGGCGGCGATCGGGGCCGCCGAGGATGCCGATGCGCTGGCCGGGTTCAGCACCGCCGAAATTGCCGCGCTCGACGCGATGCTCGAACGCATCGCCGCCAATCTGGGCGGCGATGTCGATCCGGCGGTGGTGGAGGGCTGTGACCCGCGCGAGGCGGAGTAG